One genomic region from Bacteroidetes Order II. bacterium encodes:
- a CDS encoding thiol-disulfide oxidoreductase DCC family protein, with amino-acid sequence MKRPAMSLPDAPLILFDGVCNLCNASIQFIIDRDRKGLFRFASLQSDLGFSLRKSFDLASEEVDSVILIMEGRAFTHSDAALTIAKYLDGAWPMLFGLIVLPRFIRDGIYRFIARNRYKWFGKREHCRIPTPELRARFLG; translated from the coding sequence ATGAAACGTCCTGCTATGTCATTACCAGATGCTCCGCTTATTCTTTTTGACGGCGTTTGTAATTTGTGCAACGCTTCCATTCAATTTATTATTGACCGAGACCGGAAAGGCTTGTTCCGGTTTGCCTCTTTGCAATCCGATCTTGGTTTCTCGCTCCGTAAATCTTTTGATCTTGCCTCCGAGGAAGTTGATTCGGTCATCCTGATTATGGAGGGGCGGGCCTTTACCCATTCCGACGCTGCGCTAACCATTGCCAAGTATTTGGATGGTGCTTGGCCAATGCTTTTTGGTCTTATCGTATTGCCACGTTTTATCCGGGATGGGATATATCGTTTTATCGCCCGGAATCGCTATAAATGGTTTGGCAAGCGCGAACATTGCCGTATCCCTACTCCTGAACTACGGGCACGTTTTTTAGGATAA
- a CDS encoding ABC transporter permease → MFKGFIPFVAMRYLRSAEDPAKGRRFLRFITYLSVGGVAVGVAALLLTLSIVRGFSKEIERKIVAFESHVQITSWRNTPISRLDILRIGLDNMPEVKFVEPIISDYILLKAPGDANIEGLLVRGVERPPPDLSGTIREGRFAFEPNEEGLPGLVIGRGLAQMMKLKLHDRVTVFSKPEESDSLSTEDALNIPIKTFRISGIFDSGMREFEQAFAFMDIHQAREMLGYRPFEASRVDVRVESLEMAHAIAQKVDRELGLASRFQLPIQVQTVFEAQEGLFAWTRLQEQIIPLLIGVIVLVAAFNLISMLLMLILEKTNEIGMLQSLGASGKHIRRLFLTLGVMIGMVGSGLGMALAWGLAMLQLRFHLIPLPVESYFMDTAPIELSGVDFVIVPLFALLLCVVASYFPARFASKIDPIQTIRFNG, encoded by the coding sequence ATGTTTAAAGGATTTATCCCATTTGTGGCGATGCGCTACCTACGAAGCGCAGAAGACCCAGCGAAAGGTCGGCGTTTCTTAAGATTTATTACGTACTTATCGGTGGGTGGGGTTGCCGTTGGGGTGGCTGCTTTATTACTGACCCTGTCTATTGTCCGTGGTTTCAGCAAAGAAATCGAGCGGAAAATTGTGGCATTCGAGTCACATGTACAAATTACTTCTTGGCGGAATACACCGATTTCTCGGTTAGATATATTGCGAATTGGCTTGGATAATATGCCGGAAGTGAAATTTGTGGAGCCGATTATCTCGGATTATATCTTGCTTAAAGCCCCTGGTGATGCGAATATTGAAGGTCTGTTGGTGCGTGGCGTAGAAAGACCGCCGCCAGACTTATCCGGAACCATTCGGGAAGGCCGTTTTGCATTTGAGCCAAACGAAGAAGGGCTACCGGGATTGGTTATTGGTCGCGGATTGGCACAGATGATGAAATTGAAATTGCATGATCGGGTAACGGTTTTCTCTAAACCCGAAGAGTCAGATTCCTTATCCACCGAAGATGCCCTCAATATTCCGATTAAAACGTTCAGAATTTCCGGCATTTTTGATTCGGGGATGCGGGAATTTGAGCAAGCATTTGCTTTTATGGACATCCACCAGGCCCGTGAAATGCTGGGATATCGTCCATTTGAGGCATCACGGGTGGATGTGAGGGTAGAAAGTTTGGAAATGGCCCATGCAATCGCCCAAAAAGTTGACCGTGAATTGGGTTTGGCGAGCCGCTTCCAGTTACCCATTCAGGTGCAAACGGTATTTGAAGCGCAAGAAGGCTTATTTGCTTGGACTCGGCTTCAGGAGCAAATCATTCCATTGCTGATTGGGGTCATTGTTTTGGTGGCAGCGTTCAACCTGATTTCGATGCTGTTGATGTTGATTCTCGAAAAGACCAATGAAATCGGGATGTTGCAAAGCCTTGGAGCTTCGGGAAAGCATATTCGCCGCTTATTTTTAACGCTGGGTGTGATGATTGGCATGGTGGGTTCGGGCCTAGGCATGGCATTGGCTTGGGGGCTGGCCATGTTGCAACTACGTTTTCACCTCATCCCGCTTCCGGTGGAGTCCTATTTTATGGATACTGCACCCATTGAACTGAGTGGTGTAGATTTTGTTATAGTCCCCCTTTTCGCATTGCTCTTATGTGTGGTGGCTTCGTACTTTCCAGCACGTTTTGCCTCCAAAATAGATCCCATTCAAACCATCCGGTTTAATGGATAA